The Mucilaginibacter gracilis genomic interval TCGCCATCAGCTTGCCATGTAGTAGCATCAGTAGGCGTACTCACAGGTGTTTGGTCAAGAAACTTGCGACAGGATGTAGCAAATAGCACCAAAACTATAGTGTATGTTAAAAGATATTTGGATTTCATTTTACGTTATTTTTTGATTCTTTACTTGAAATTAGCTACTCTAATATTTGTTAAAAACCTATATTGAGACCAAGCGTAAACTTTGCCGCTGTTGGGTATATGACATTTGCAGAACCGGTTGTAGGATCTACCAATTCCGGATCGGCAATACTTTTTGCTTTCTTCCACATCGCCAGGTTATCACCCATCACGTATAGGTTAAATCTCGTCATACCCAGCTTTTTTGTCCACCTATCCGGCAGATCATATCCTAAAGTCACGTTTTTAAGTTTTACAAAACTGCCGTCCTCCACAAAATATTCATTTCCAATATTCCATGGGTCTTTGACTCTAGCATCTGCATTGCTGTAAACCAATCTGGCGTACCTCGTTTGATCGCCGGGATTTTGCCAAAACTGGTTAAGCAAACTTACATACGTGGCTGCTCCTGCAGTTGTACCATAACTTCCGGGGTATTTGCTGCCGTTTAAAGCATCAGAAAGCGCTCCGTTTAATATTTTTCTGCCAAAAACATAAGAAGCAAAGAAGCTTAAAGAAACCCGTTTATATCGGAATGTGCTGCCGAACCCACCCGTATATTTGGGATTGGGATTACCTCCATCATATTTATCATCATTGTTGATGTTGTAATCGCCGTTTACATCCACATACCGTGGATCGCCGGCCTTCAACGGCACCCCGTTAGCCGTTTCTTTCAGACCGGTAGTGGGGTCAATAGGAACTTCCGCATCTGTAGCATAAACGCCATTAGTATGAAATACCCGGTAGCTGAATATCGGCTTACCTAATGTTAAGGTTTTATAGAACCAAGGAACATCAAACAAAAAATCGCGGTTATTATTTGGCAATTTGGTCACCAGGTTTTTATTGAAAGAAATATTGAAGTTGAAATTCCACTGAAAAGGCGATTTGGGTCCTAATACGTTGAAATTGGTGGCAAACTCCAGACCCTGATTACGCAGATCGACATAGTTACCAGATTGATATTGGTAGCCGCTGGTAGCCTGGGCAGGAACATTATAAAAGAAAACGTCTTTAGAGTCTTTACGATACCAGTCTACGGTCAGGTTTACCCTGCCGTTAAAAAGCTCTAAGTCCGCCCCAAAATCAAGTTGAGGATCTCTTTCCCATCTAACTGTAGAACTTGCTTTTGTTCCGTAATTTAAAAAGTTATTACCGTATGCAAAAGGAGATATCACACTTGTGCCATTATATGTAGTGGCGTTTCCACCCAGTCCTCCGAAGTTATTTATGGTCCCGTTGGTTCCTGCAAAATAACTGGCATCGTTAAAAAGTGACTGGTACTTAGAATACCATTGGCCAGGATCTTTACCTGTTATACCGTAGCTGGCACGAATTTTAAAGAAGCTAACTGCTTTTTTGAGAGGTTCAAAAAACGATTCATCCGAAGCTATCCAGCCAGCCGCAACTGCCGGAAACGTTGCCCAACGATATGTCGGGCTGTAAATAGAACTTGCATCCCTGCGTATGCTTGCAGTTAACAGGTATTTGCCGGCATAATCATAATTAACGCGGGCATAATAAGACTCTGTTGTTTTGCGCTGATATGAGGTAGAAGCATTCAGATTCGTCCCAGCCGGCACGGTTTGTACCGTACTAATGCCGGAAACGGTGATACCTGCTGCAGACGCATAGTTGTAATAATTTTCATAGCTGTAAAGTGACGCTCCCGCAGCCATCAGAAAGTTGTGCTTACCAATCCTTTTGTTGTATTGCAGGAAGTTTTCAAATGACCACGACGGATTGCTGGCATAAATGTCATAAGCTGTATTTAGTGTTCCGTTTAACTCAACCGGCGAAAAATAACCATACTTATTGGTATAATTTGTTGATCCGTAGGTACTGTTAAAAACCAGGTCTGAGGTGATTTGTTGTTTCAATTGCAAAGAACCGATAATTGAAAATGCCCTGTCGTCATCGTAATAATGTTTTTTCCCGGTATAAACATCGTACTGAGCCTGGGTTAATGGCGTAAACGAAGTTGGGAAATTCCACGCGCCAAAAAGATTAGCTCCAGCTCCGCCAACTCCATGTTGCTGGCGCTGGGAAGACATTAGCAGATCGGCAGTTAGTTCCATGCCTTTTAAGGGTTTAATTGTAAGGTTTAAATGAGGAGAAAACTTTTCCAGCCCGTAACCATGTAACACCCCCTGTTCATTATAATGGTTAATAGATATCCTGTAAGATGTTGATCCGGTAATTGCCGATATAGCCACATCCTGACTGTTTACCAGTGCTTGTTGCCTAACAAGCAATCCTTGCCAATCCACATCATTATTAAAGGCAGAGTTCAAGCTATCTGTAATTGCCAGTGGAATGGCACCCAATTGTCTGTCGCCGTAAGTAAGCTGTTGCAACAAAGCCAATTTAAGAGATCTTTCTGCCGCGCCTGTGCTTACCTTAATAAAATTGGGTTTGGT includes:
- a CDS encoding SusC/RagA family TonB-linked outer membrane protein, translated to MGKRILFLMLCYLFSTCLITARAQINSTVTGLVKDNEGKVVPGATVAEKGMPGNGTITDQEGKFQLTLKGTSKTITISLIGFRRQEIKAEGKPITVMLQIQENSLSDVVVVGYQKQNRREVTAAISSLSGKDIANIPQSSFDQTLQGRLAGVSVLSSTGELGSKPAIVIRGSANIDFGNANGGNTGPLYVIDGVIFDVNAMGSAYGNNNPLSLINPNDIESIDVLKDASAAAIYGARAGNGVIIVKTKSAKQGKPQVSISAYVGSVTKPNFIKVSTGAAERSLKLALLQQLTYGDRQLGAIPLAITDSLNSAFNNDVDWQGLLVRQQALVNSQDVAISAITGSTSYRISINHYNEQGVLHGYGLEKFSPHLNLTIKPLKGMELTADLLMSSQRQQHGVGGAGANLFGAWNFPTSFTPLTQAQYDVYTGKKHYYDDDRAFSIIGSLQLKQQITSDLVFNSTYGSTNYTNKYGYFSPVELNGTLNTAYDIYASNPSWSFENFLQYNKRIGKHNFLMAAGASLYSYENYYNYASAAGITVSGISTVQTVPAGTNLNASTSYQRKTTESYYARVNYDYAGKYLLTASIRRDASSIYSPTYRWATFPAVAAGWIASDESFFEPLKKAVSFFKIRASYGITGKDPGQWYSKYQSLFNDASYFAGTNGTINNFGGLGGNATTYNGTSVISPFAYGNNFLNYGTKASSTVRWERDPQLDFGADLELFNGRVNLTVDWYRKDSKDVFFYNVPAQATSGYQYQSGNYVDLRNQGLEFATNFNVLGPKSPFQWNFNFNISFNKNLVTKLPNNNRDFLFDVPWFYKTLTLGKPIFSYRVFHTNGVYATDAEVPIDPTTGLKETANGVPLKAGDPRYVDVNGDYNINNDDKYDGGNPNPKYTGGFGSTFRYKRVSLSFFASYVFGRKILNGALSDALNGSKYPGSYGTTAGAATYVSLLNQFWQNPGDQTRYARLVYSNADARVKDPWNIGNEYFVEDGSFVKLKNVTLGYDLPDRWTKKLGMTRFNLYVMGDNLAMWKKAKSIADPELVDPTTGSANVIYPTAAKFTLGLNIGF